A single genomic interval of Pyrus communis chromosome 5, drPyrComm1.1, whole genome shotgun sequence harbors:
- the LOC137735100 gene encoding uncharacterized protein, whose product MQFFGGTEISPSLPASTASGNNGHMMYVFNRNGVCLLYREWNRPLHTLNQQQDHKLMFGLLFSLKSLTAKMDPTTQDKSNLGVPQLPGQGCSFHSFRTNTYKLTFMESPSGIKIILVTHPRTSDLRESLKYIYNLYVEYVVKNPLYTPGTPIRCELFNTTLDQYVRSIS is encoded by the exons ATGCAATTCTTCGGAGGAACGGAGATAAGCCCGTCGCTGCCGGCGTCGACGGCGTCGGGAAACAACGGGCACATGATGTACGTCTTTAACCGCAACGGCGTGTGCCTGCTCTACCGCGAGTGGAATCGGCCGCTTCACACCCTGAACCAGCAGCAGGATCACAAGCTAATGTTCGGTCTCCTCTTCTCCCTCAAGTCGCTCACCGCCAAGATGGACCCCACCACGCAGGACAAGTCCAACCTCGGCGTCCCTCAGCTGCCCGGGCAAGGCTGCTCCTTCCATAGCTTCCGCACCAACACCTACAAGCTCACTTTCATGGAGTCCCCTTCCGGCATTAAg ATCATATTGGTTACTCATCCTAGAACTAGTGACTTGAGGGAGTCGTTGAAGTACATTTACAACTTGTATGTGGAGTACGTTGTGAAGAACCCGCTTTACACTCCCGGAACTCCAATCAG GTGTGAGCTATTCAACACGACTCTTGACCAGTACGTCAGGAGCATTTCATAG
- the LOC137734951 gene encoding UDP-glycosyltransferase 88A1-like, protein MEAAAIVLYPSPPIGHLIAMVELGKLILTRQPSLCIHILITTPPYRADDTASYITSVSAATPSLIFHHLPTISLPPSLTSSRNHETLTFELVPLNNPYVHQALLSISHSFSIKAFVMDFFCALGLSVATELNIPSFFFFTSGAAFLASFLYLPTIHNITDKSLKDLNTLLNIPGVPPMPSSDMAKPTLDRSDKAYEHFLASSSQFPKSAGIIVNTFESLESRTLRAISDGLCLTENIPTPPVYPIGPLIVSHGGGGRGAECLKWLDSQPSGSVVFLCFGSLGLFSKEQLKEIAIGLENSGHRFLWVVRNPPAQNQIKVAITGQSDRELKSLLPDGFLDRTKDRGLVVKSWAPQVAVLNHDSVGGFVSHCGWNSVLESVCAGVPIVAWPLYAEQRFNRVVLVEEIKIALPMNESEDGFVRAAEVEKRVTELMDSEEGEVMRKRTKAMQNEAHAALGETGSSGFALTKLLEMWGTTGSSSSTKAPRQFTV, encoded by the coding sequence ATGGAGGCGGCAGCTATAGTTTTATATCCATCACCACCAATTGGCCACTTGATCGCCATGGTAGAGCTAGGCAAGCTCATACTCACCCGCCAACCTTCTCTGTGCATTCACATCCTCATCACCACCCCGCCCTACCGCGCCGACGACACCGCCTCATACATCACCTCCGTCTCCGCCGCCACCCCTTCCCTCATCTTCCACCACCTCCCCAccatctccctccctccctccctcaccTCCTCCCGCAACCACGAAACCCTAACCTTCGAACTCGTCCCCCTCAACAACCCTTACGTCCACCAAGCCCTCCTCTCCATCTCCCACAGCTTCTCCATCAAAGCTTTTGTCATGGACTTCTTCTGCGCTCTCGGGCTCTCCGTCGCCACCGAGCTGAACATCCccagcttcttcttcttcacatcCGGCGCTGCCTTCCTCGCCAGCTTCCTCTACCTCCCCACCATTCACAACATCACTGACAAAAGCCTCAAAGACCTAAATACCCTTCTCAACATTCCAGGAGTCCCGCCGATGCCTTCCTCCGATATGGCGAAACCGACTCTTGACCGAAGCGACAAGGCGTACGAACATTTCCTAGCAAGCTCAAGCCAGTTCCCCAAATCAGCTGGGATCATCGTAAACACGTTTGAATCTCTCGAATCTAGAACTCTCAGAGCAATATCGGACGGTCTGTGCTTGACCGAGAACATTCCCACGCCGCCGGTCTACCCCATCGGACCGCTGATTGTTTCCCACGGCGGTGGAGGCCGCGGGGCCGAGTGTTTGAAATGGCTGGACTCACAGCCAAGTGGAAGCGTGGTGTTCCTCTGTTTCGGGAGCTTGGGATTGTTTTCAAAGGAGCAGTTGAAGGAAATTGCGATTGGGTTGGAGAACAGTGGCCACAGATTTTTGTGGGTGGTCCGTAATCCGCCAGCCCAAAATCAAATTAAGGTGGCCATTACAGGCCAGTCCGATCGGGAATTGAAATCTCTACTCCCGGACGGGTTCTTGGATCGGACCAAGGACCGGGGGCTCGTGGTCAAGTCGTGGGCCCCGCAAGTGGCGGTGTTGAATCACGACTCAGTGGGTGGGTTTGTGAGTCATTGCGGGTGGAACTCGGTGTTGGAATCGGTGTGTGCCGGTGTGCCGATTGTGGCTTGGCCGCTCTACGCCGAGCAGAGATTCAATCGAGTGGTTTTGGTGGAGGAGATTAAGATTGCTTTGCCGATGAACGAGTCAGAAGATGGGTTTGTGAGAGCGGCGGAGGTGGAGAAGCGAGTTACGGAGTTGATGGACTCGGAGGAAGGCGAGGTGATGAGGAAGCGTACAAAGGCTATGCAAAACGAAGCACATGCGGCGTTGGGTGAGACCGGGTCGTCTGGGTTTGCATTGACTAAACTACTTGAAATGTGGGGCACAACTGGCTCGAGCAGTTCCACGAAAGCCCCCAGGCAATTCACTGTTTAA
- the LOC137734547 gene encoding UDP-glucuronate 4-epimerase 1-like, giving the protein MSILVTGAAGFVGTHVSLALKKRGDGIIGIDNFNSYYDSSLKKARRLLLKTHNVFITEGDINDNRLPNKLFDAVAFTHVMHLAAQAGVRYAMENPHSYVHSNIACLVTLLEVCKSANPQMSIIWDLSSSVYGLTQKI; this is encoded by the coding sequence ATGTCCATCCTCGTCACCGGCGCAGCCGGTTTCGTCGGAACCCATGTCTCCCTGGCCCTCAAAAAGCGTGGAGACGGCATCATCGGAATTGACAACTTCAACAGCTACTACGATTCGTCGTTGAAGAAGGCTCGTCGGTTGCTCCTCAAGACCCACAACGTTTTCATCACTGAGGGTGACATAAACGACAATCGCCTTCCAAACAAGCTGTTTGATGCAGTGGCGTTCACCCATGTGATGCACTTGGCGGCTCAGGCTGGCGTCCGGTACGCCATGGAGAACCCCCACTCTTACGTCCACAGCAACATCGCCTGCCTCGTGACGCTTCTCGAAGTCTGCAAATCGGCCAATCCTCAGATGTCCATTATTTGGGACTTGTCTAGCTCTGTCTACGGCCtaacacaaaaaatataa
- the LOC137734548 gene encoding uncharacterized protein: MHDFLNDVFVQPLTEEGVGPSTEPPIGEGRPEEVQTFFKLLEEADQDLWPGCKEFKKLEAVVRLYQIKCLAGMPDEIFTTLLELIKRMLPEGDCLPESCYKAKKLINDLGLSYVKIDACPNDCMIYWKDTSELTVCSVCGKSRYKITNAEDSSRKKVAAKVMWYFPLKPRLQRFFMSKHMAEHMRWHATECPKDEFMRHPSDSPAWKHLDNLYPDFASEIRNVRLGLASDGFNPFGKMRNDHSTWPVVLSVYNLPPWMCMKQPNLLLSLLIPGPRSPGKEIDVYMRPLIDELNELWEVGIPTYDAFSNQSFTMKAAVLWTISDFPAYGMLSGWSTHGYKACPHCMHDKESIYLPASRKICYMGHRRFLEDNHRFRRQTITFNGRREHRSAPRQWTGLQCLEELSTLRFTFGKPNKDASVGQRRRRASSSTSSNSQWKKKSILYELPYWRHLLIRHNLDVMHIEKNICDSVVGTLLDIEKSKDGLAARADLEFLNIRHSQHPRREGNRTFRPPALFTLKREEKTAFCKVLSTIRVPDGYSSNLSRCVHVNERKIHGLKSHDCHVLMQQLLPLAIRPVLPKAVTMVLLELSAIFRQLCSKKESEEGFKQLNSRIALTLCQLEKIFPPAFFDIMVHLPVHLADEAALAGPVQYRWMYPIERYLQTLKRYVRNKGHPEGSIAEAYLVDECLSFCSMYLRDVESRRTRRGRNEDGIGRGVSGGLSIFDSKGCYMGSGENVELNLNVLDQCHKYILNNCDEVSPFRRQHEEFLKTKYRRERLTMRQIKELSKKEFPEWFKQHMNSRYDANDTLISQDLHWLANYPSRVVSRYKSHIVHGFRFRIKSVDDKHKNQNCGVFVPANVPGAIGQVNCYGRVVDMFEVKYCGPTEAGDRGRAVMLFKCEWVNSESPRGMKTDQYGFTMVNFNQLGFKEDPFILASQALQAFYVEDTIEKDWHVVVRTQPRDLFDVLEDNDAIDDYATPNLDDRILDNENFHTRVGVEETPFLESLALPTGFVNHANTDEELTDDDRE, translated from the exons ATGCATGATTTTCTTAATGATGTATTTGTCCAACCATTAACAGAAGAAGGTGTTGGGCCATCTACTGAACCCCCTATTGGGGAAGGGCGTCCAGAAGAGGTGCAGACTTTTTTTAAGTTGCTTGAAGAGGCAGATCAAGATTTGTGGCCAGGTTGTAAGGAGTTTAAGAAATTGGAAGCAGTTGTAAGATTGTATCAGATCAAGTGTTTAGCGGGAATGCCTGACGAGATCTTCACCACTTTACTGGagttaattaaaagaatgttaCCTGAAGGGGATTGTTTGCCTGAATCCTGTTATAAAgcaaaaaaacttataaatgaCTTGGGGCTGTCGTATGTGAAAATTGATGCATGTCCCAATGATTGCATGATCTATTGGAAAGATACTTCAGAGTTGACCGTGTGCTCAGTTTGTGGTAAATCAAGATATAAAATTACCAATGCAGAGGATAGCTCGAGGAAAAAGGTCGCAGCTAAGGTTATgtggtattttcctttaaaaccacGATTGCAACGATTTTTTATGTCGAAGCATATGGCTGAACATATGAGATGGCATGCAACTGAATGTCCTAAGGATGAGTTTATGAGACATCCTTCAGATTCTCCCGCATGGAAGCATTTGGATAATTTATATCCGGATTTTGCGTCAGAAATTCGAAATGTCCGATTAGGGTTAGCCAGTGATGGATTTAATCCTTTTGGGAAAATGAGGAATGATCATAGCACATGGCCTGTGGTGCTTTCTGTTTATAATTTGCCACCTTGGATGTGCATGAAGCAACcaaatttgttattgtctttgtTAATACCAGGACCGCGCAGTCCTGGTAaagagattgatgtatacatgcGTCCATTGATTGACGAGCTGAATGAGTTGTGGGAGGTGGGCATTCCCACTTATGATGCGTTTTCCAACCAAAGTTTTACGATGAAGGCTGCCGTGTTATGGACTATAAGTGATTTTCCGGCTTATGGAATGTTGTCAGGATGGAGTACACATGGCTATAAAGCTTGTCCACATTGCATGCATGATAAAGAATCTATTTACTTGCCAGCGAGTCGCAAGATTTGTTATATGGGGCATCGACGATTTCTTGAAGATAATCATAGGTTTCGAAGGCAAACCATCACTTTTAATGGTCGTCGAGAGCATCGTAGTGCACCAAGGCAGTGGACTGGTTTACAATGTCTCGAAGAACTTTCTACATTGAGATTTACTTTTGGAAAACCAAACAAGGATGCTTCAGTTGGGCAACGCAGAAGAAGAGCTTCGAGCAGTACAAGTAGTAACAGTCAGTGGAAGAAGAAATCGATTTTGTATGAACTACCTTATTGGAGGCATCTGTTGATTAGACACaatcttgatgttatgcataTCGAGAAGAATATATGTGACAGTGTGGTGGGAACATTGCTAGATATAGAAAAGTCTAAAGATGGATTGGCGGCACGTGCAGATCTTGAATTCTTGAACATAAGACATAGTCAACACCCACGTAGAGAAGGAAATAGAACATTTCGACCTCCAGCATTGTTCAcattgaaaagagaagaaaaaactgcGTTTTGTAAAGTATTGTCTACTATTCGGGTCCCAGATGGATATTCATCAAATCTGTCGCGATGTGTGCACGTGAATGAACGAAAAATACATGGGTTGAAAAGTCATGATTGCCATGTTTTAATGCAGCAGTTACTCCCGCTTGCAATACGCCCGGTTTTGCCTAAAGCTGTTACTATGGTTTTATTAGAGTTGAGTGCAATTTTCAGACAGTTATGTAGTAAGAAGGAGTCTGAGGAAGGATTTAAGCAACTGAATTCAAGAATTGCCTTGACATTATGTCAACTTGAGAAAATATTCCCTCCTGCATTTTTTGATATAATGGTGCACCTCCCAGTTCACTTGGCAGATGAAGCAGCGCTTGCAGGGCCTGTTCAATAtagatggatgtatccaattgaacg GTATTTGCAAACACTGAAGCGCTATGTTCGTAATAAGGGTCATCCTGAAGGTTCTATTGCTGAAGCATATTTGGTGGATGAGTGTTTGTCATTTTGTTCCATGTATCTTAGAGACGTTGAATCTCGTCGTACCCGTAGAGGCCGAAATGAAGATGGTATTGGACGTGGAGTATCTGGTGGGTTATCAATTTTTGACTCGAAAGGATGTTATATGGGTTCAGGAGAAAATGTGGAGCTCAATCTAAATGTTCTTGATCAGTGCCATAAATACATTCTAAATAATTGTGATGAAGTTAGCCCATTTAGAAG GCAGCATGAAGAATTCTTGAAAACTAAATATCGTCGAGAAAGGTTAACTATGCGACAAATTAAAGAGCTAAGCAAGAAAGAATTTCCAGAATGGTTCAAGCAACAT ATGAATTCAAGATATGATGCTAATGACACATTGATATCTCAAGACTTGCATTGGCTAGCTAATTATCCTAGTAGGGTTGTGAGCAGATACAAAAGTCACATTGTTCATGGATTTAGATTTCGTATAAAATCTGTGGATGATAAGCATAAGAATCAAAACTGTGGTGTCTTTGTACCTGCAAATGTTCCTGGAGCAATTGGGCAAGTAAATTGTTATGGCAGAGTTGTAGATATGTTCGAGGTCAAATATTGTGGTCCTACTGAAGCAGGAGATAGGGGTCGAGCTGTGATGTTATTTAAGTGCGAATGGGTTAATAGTGAAAGTCCACGAGGAATGAAGACTGATCAATATGGATTTACTATGGTGAATTTCAATCAATTGGGATTTAAAGAGGATCCTTTCATACTAGCATCACAAGCATTACAGGCATTTTACGTGGAGGACACGATTGAAAAAGATTGGCACGTAGTTGTTCGAACTCAGCCAAGAGATTTATTTGACGTATTAGAGGATAATGATGCTATTGATGATTATGCCACGCCGAACTTGGATGATCGAATTcttgataatgaaaattttcatacaAGGGTTGGCGTGGAAGAGACTCCCTTTCTTGAATCATTAGCGTTGCCTACCGGGTTCGTTAATCATGCCAATACCGACGAAGAGCTAACAGATGATGACagggaataa